In a single window of the Nilaparvata lugens isolate BPH chromosome 1, ASM1435652v1, whole genome shotgun sequence genome:
- the LOC111051462 gene encoding uncharacterized protein LOC111051462 gives MRSVLNMSLHVNVILLYVAISCYTVPITARFSKDVQTGFSISQSHDALNDGQEHLNVSPDTLKLLAEKIMDMITKGEEISQDDLPDDLRNLVSSIESVCREDDNEVKSSKDPKKSHRQGRNILDKFRHSNRGRSLLLQDVPDNQQLQPDKLNELILDIALLCDLDKQQTTNVTRESRGLLSRLSFLTGMHFGSIFSGSGTIAATQSLHILGRIINSALSVSYGPSINRPELGVGGVGGVGGVGGSLIPTVPIADELPSPPYNDIVDDHHRVKIKHPHHFLWDHNKRVENFNTAVNNTANFRKGRTE, from the exons ATGCGTTCAGTTCTCAACATGAGTTTGCACGTTAACGTTATTCTGCTGTACGTCGCTATCTCTTGTTACACTGTTCCCATAACAGCCAGGTTTTCCAAGGATGTACAAACAGGATTTTCAATTTCCCAGAGTCATGATGCGCTCAACGATGGCCAAGAACATTTGAACGTCTCACCAGACACTCTCAAGTTATTGG CAGAGAAAATTATGGACATGATAACGAAAGGAGAAGAGATTTCGCAGGATGACCTTCCAGATGACTTGAGAAATTTGGTTTCCAGTATTGAAAGCGTATGCAGGGAAGATGATAACGAGGTAAAAAGTTCTAAAGATCCTAAAAAATCCCATCGTCAAGGGCGCAATATTCTGGATAAGTTCCGTCATAGTAATCGAGGGAGGTCATTATTACTACAAG ACGTACCAGACAACCAACAACTGCAACCAGACAAACTGAACGAGCTGATTTTGGACATAGCGCTGCTCTGTGACTTGGACAAGCAGCAGACGACAAACGTGACCAGGGAGAGCCGAGGTCTACTCAGTCGCCTGAGCTTCCTGACAGGAATGCACTTTGGAAGCATTTTTAGTGGTTCGGGCACAATCGCCGCCACCCAATCTCTCCACATTCTCGGCCGCATCATCAACTCGGCCCTCTCCGTCTCTTATGGACCCTCGATCAACCGACCCGAACTGGGGGTGGGGGGTGTGGGAGGTGTTGGTGGGGTAGGGGGTTCCCTGATCCCCACCGTGCCCATAGCTGACGAGCTGCCCTCCCCTCCCTACAACGATATCGTTGACGACCACCATCGAGTCAAGATCAAGCATCCCCACCACTTTCTCTGGGACCACAACAAGCGTGTGGAGAACTTCAATACGGCCGTCAACAACACTGCCAACTTCAGGAAGGGCAGGACCGAATAA
- the LOC111063555 gene encoding phosphoglycerate kinase-like — protein sequence MSRLVRNIENIVTLNKLGIDSLDVSGRRVLMRVDFNVPLQKGRIANLQRIVAALDSIRYALNEGAKSVVLMSHLGRPAGNRDPRFSLKPVANQLQTLLNREVEFMNDCVGNEVEDCCTDPSPGKVVMLENLRFHVEEEGKGVDREGYKVVADPSEVKRFRNCLSKLGDVYVNDAFGTAHRAHSSMIGEGFELRAAGFLIKRELAYFSQALNNPKRPLLAILGGAKAGDKIYLVENLLDIVDNLMVAGGMAYTFLKVIEGMEIGASVYDPEGSKIVKRLLDKADRNNVKIHLPVDFVTAEKLAEDASVGVSTVKDGIPEGLMGLDIGPKSRELFRDTISKSKTIVWNGPAGVFELENFSGGTRAIMDAMVDATRNGSTTIIGGGDTATCAAKWRTEHLVSHVSTGGGASLALLQGTVLPGVAALTNV from the coding sequence ATGAGTCGTTTAGTTAGGAATATTGAAAACATCGTAACTCTCAATAAACTCGGAATCGATTCTCTAGATGTCTCGGGGAGAAGAGTATTGATGAGAGTAGATTTCAATGTGCCGCTGCAGAAAGGCAGAATCGCCAACTTGCAACGTATAGTAGCCGCACTGGACAGCATAAGATACGCACTCAATGAAGGCGCCAAATCGGTCGTGCTGATGTCGCACCTTGGTCGACCTGCCGGCAACAGAGACCCCAGGTTCTCCCTGAAACCGGTTGCCAATCAGTTGCAAACACTACTCAATCGTGAAGTCGAGTTCATGAACGACTGTGTCGGCAACGAAGTTGAGGACTGCTGCACGGATCCCAGCCCGGGTAAGGTTGTTATGTTGGAGAACTTACGTTTTCATgttgaagaagaagggaaaggtGTAGATCGTGAAGGGTATAAGGTGGTAGCTGACCCGAGTGAAGTGAAACGATTTAGAAACTGTTTGAGTAAGTTGGGAGATGTGTATGTGAATGATGCCTTTGGAACAGCCCATAGAGCTCATAGCTCAATGATAGGTGAAGGATTTGAGCTGAGGGCGGCAGGATTCCTCATCAAAAGAGAGCTCGCTTACTTTTCACAAGCACTCAACAATCCTAAACGACCTTTACTAGCGATACTGGGAGGTGCAAAGGCGGGCGACAAAATATATCTAGTCGaaaatcttctagacatagttgaCAATTTAATGGTGGCTGGTGGTATGGCATACACGTTTCTAAAAGTGATCGAAGGAATGGAAATAGGAGCGTCAGTGTACGACCCAGAAGGTAGTAAAATTGTAAAAAGACTCCTAGATAAAGCTGATCGGAACAATGTGAAAATCCATCTACCTGTTGATTTTGTAACAGCCGAAAAATTAGCAGAGGATGCCAGCGTTGGTGTGTCCACTGTGAAAGACGGAATACCGGAGGGATTGATGGGCCTCGATATAGGACCAAAATCCAGGGAATTGTTCAGAGACACGATTTCCAAATCGAAGACGATTGTATGGAATGGCCCGGCGGGGGTGTTTGAGTTGGAGAACTTCTCGGGGGGCACCAGAGCTATAATGGATGCAATGGTGGATGCCACTCGGAATGGGTCGACGACTATTATAGGGGGTGGTGATACGGCCACATGTGCTGCAAAGTGGAGAACAGAGCATTTAGTCAGTCATGTCAGCACGGGCGGTGGAGCGAGTTTGGCCCTGCTTCAGGGAACAGTTCTACCTGGCGTTGCCGCTTTAACtaatgtttaa